One window of the Pedosphaera parvula Ellin514 genome contains the following:
- the purH gene encoding bifunctional phosphoribosylaminoimidazolecarboxamide formyltransferase/IMP cyclohydrolase, which translates to MAKIQRALLSVSDKTGLLPLAQALAQAGVQLISTGGTAKSLRDSGLQVTDLSTYTGFPEMMDGRVKTLHPKIHGGLLYIRGNATHEAAAQTHQIPPIDLVVVNLYPFEQTVAKPDVSLHEAIENIDIGGPSMLRSAAKNHESVTVIVDPADYEVVASQITEAGNTTLELRRKLAAKVFARTAAYDGAIAAHLAKAFETSNRPALPASLNIQSPLAQPLRYGENPHQTAALYGDFNKYFQQLHGKELSYNNILDLTAAASLITEFNGDKPTLAILKHTNPCGMGQGANLREAWEKAYATDKQAPFGGIIAVNQPLDLLCAEAIVEIFSEVIIAPDFHPDALALLQKKKNLRLLKVLKNVLSAKPWDIRSVGADSFLLQERDLKITTAADLKVVTKRQPTEAELQAMLFGWRVVKHVKSNAIVYVAADRTLGIGAGQMSRVDSSRIAVWKAGEAGLSLKGSIICSDAFFPFADGLIAAAEAGATAAIQPGGSVRDAEVIAAADQRNLAMAFTGTRHFRH; encoded by the coding sequence ATGGCAAAAATTCAACGTGCGCTGCTTTCAGTTTCAGATAAAACCGGACTGCTTCCCCTGGCTCAAGCCCTGGCGCAGGCTGGTGTTCAACTTATTTCAACTGGCGGCACAGCCAAATCCTTACGCGATTCCGGGCTTCAGGTAACCGATTTGAGCACCTACACCGGTTTTCCTGAAATGATGGATGGGCGTGTCAAAACACTGCACCCTAAAATTCATGGCGGATTACTTTACATCCGCGGCAATGCCACGCACGAAGCTGCCGCCCAGACACACCAAATCCCGCCGATCGATTTGGTGGTGGTCAATCTTTATCCTTTCGAGCAAACGGTGGCTAAACCGGACGTCTCTCTCCATGAAGCCATCGAGAACATTGATATCGGCGGGCCATCAATGCTCCGTAGCGCGGCCAAAAACCACGAAAGCGTGACAGTCATCGTGGATCCTGCGGATTATGAAGTGGTAGCCAGCCAAATTACCGAAGCGGGAAACACCACATTAGAACTGCGCCGAAAACTTGCAGCCAAGGTGTTTGCCCGCACCGCAGCCTATGACGGGGCTATTGCGGCTCACCTGGCGAAGGCTTTTGAAACTTCGAACCGCCCTGCCCTGCCAGCTTCACTCAATATCCAGTCACCGTTGGCTCAACCGTTGCGCTATGGCGAAAACCCTCACCAAACCGCAGCGCTTTATGGGGATTTTAACAAGTATTTCCAGCAATTGCATGGCAAGGAATTGTCCTATAACAACATTCTCGATTTAACCGCTGCTGCCAGTCTGATTACTGAGTTTAACGGAGACAAACCCACCCTGGCCATCCTCAAGCATACCAATCCTTGTGGTATGGGACAGGGAGCAAATTTGCGGGAAGCTTGGGAGAAGGCTTATGCGACAGATAAACAGGCCCCGTTCGGTGGAATTATCGCCGTCAACCAACCACTTGATCTTCTCTGTGCCGAAGCAATTGTGGAGATTTTCAGCGAGGTAATTATCGCACCTGACTTTCATCCGGACGCCTTGGCTCTGTTACAGAAAAAGAAAAACCTGCGTTTATTGAAAGTGCTTAAAAATGTGCTTTCTGCAAAACCCTGGGACATTCGTAGCGTGGGAGCAGACTCGTTCCTGCTTCAGGAACGTGATCTGAAAATAACCACCGCTGCCGATTTGAAAGTAGTCACGAAGCGTCAACCTACCGAAGCAGAACTTCAGGCAATGCTGTTTGGCTGGCGCGTGGTCAAGCATGTAAAGTCCAACGCCATCGTGTACGTTGCTGCCGATCGCACGCTGGGCATTGGTGCCGGCCAAATGAGCCGCGTCGATTCCAGTCGCATCGCGGTCTGGAAAGCTGGTGAAGCCGGGTTATCGCTGAAAGGAAGCATCATCTGCAGCGATGCCTTCTTTCCATTTGCTGACGGCTTGATTGCTGCTGCTGAAGCCGGTGCCACGGCTGCCATCCAACCTGGAGGATCCGTGCGGGATGCTGAGGTGATTGCTGCCGCCGACCAACGAAATCTTGCCATGGCATTTACCGGCACCAGGCATTTTCGTCACTGA